The window CGAATCGGCGAGTTCGGAGACGTACGAGTCGTTCGAGAGCGCGGCCAAGACGACGGTCTCCGCGGCGAAGAAAGAAAGGAAAAGCGTAGTCCGAAAGCAATCGAACGCGGCCGTGAAAGCCGCCGTTTCGGGGTCGTACGAACTGGGAACCGAGAACGCTGCCGGCGCGGGGCACATCGCGGTCATGCAGGGACAAGGCTTCGACGCCAAAGCCCTTGCATCGCTCGGCGGCCCCTCGAAATCGTTCGCGCACGCCGCGAGCCTGAACACGTATCGTGCCCGAGCTACGGACTGCAAGTGGCTCGCCGAACAGGGTGCGACCGGCTACGCAAAGCGCATGGCGAAAGACATCTTCGCCCATTTCGAGGGCGCAAAAGCGCACGAAGCGCTGGAACACGCGAATCACGACGCCTACGAGAAGTTCGAACACGGACTCGAAGAACTCGCCGCCGCCGCTGGAAAGGGGAACTCCAAAGCCGTCGAACAGGCGGTCAGTGAAATCGACAGCAGTCTTCGAACCGGAATCGCGGCGCTCACGACCGAAACGGAAGCCGCCATCCTTCAGTCGGGCTTCCTCCGTGCACGATTCGGCGACGCGCTCGAACTCCATACGATGGGTAAATCGGAGGCCGCCGCAACGATCTCCCAATCGATCTTCGAACGCTTCGAGAAGGACGAACTCGGTCTCCACGAGACGCTCGAACACACGAGCGAGAAACTTTACGAGCGGTTCGAACACAAGCACTTGAAGGAGGGTCTCATTCCTGCGTTGAAAGGCAACGGGTCGAACACGAGTACCCACTTCGAAGGCTCCATGCAAGCCCTTCTCGACTTCGAGACGAAGGCCGGAAACGCGACGCTCGTCGCTGGCGCGGAGGCCACGTTCATGGCCAGTCGTGGATTCGATGCCGCAGGCGTTGCGAAACTCGGTAACGGAAGTCGCTCGAACGCTATCGTCGAGGCGACGTTCGAACACTTCGAAAACGGTGCAGGGGGATATCACGAAGCACTGGAGCACGCCGACCACGACCGCTACGAGTCGTTCGAAAAGGCATTCGGGGGCATCAAAAGCGCCAACGAGACCTATGCGAAGGCGAAACAATTCGGCAACGAGGCCGTTCAGTCCGTCTACGCGATCGTTGGAACCGCGGGCGGCGACTTCACGGGCGCGGCGGCGACGATCGTTCAGGATGCCTTCCAACAGTTCGAGACGGCCGAGGTTCACGACCTGCTCGAAAACGGTGACCACGCCGCCTACGAAGCGTTCGAGAACGAAGTGAAGGAGTACGCGAGCGCCCTGAAGTCCGGTGAAGGGATCGACGCCGCGAGTGAGGCGTTCGCCGCTGCCGCGCTTCGTGCACAGTTCGCGGTCGTCGGCGAAGTCGGCAACGCCCCCGTCGGAACGCAGTCAGGCGGGGAGGAAAACGGCGAGACGAAACTGGCGGGGGGTCCAAACGTGAAACAGGGCGTCCCCGAAGACGCGGACCACGTCGTCGAGATGAAGGCCGTCTCGTTCAGTCCCTCCGAGCTGACTATCAAGAAAGGTGACACTGTCGCATGGAAACACGTCGGCGGCGAGGCTCACACGGTCACTGCCACCGAGAAATCGCTCCCGAACGGTGCGAGTTACTGGGCGTCCGGCGGATTCGAATCCGAATCGAAAGCGACGGCGGGATGGAAGAACGGTACCGGTGCGGTTCAGTCCGGGCAATCGTTCGTCCACACCTTCGAGACGGCGGGAACGTTCGAGTACCACTGCATACCTCATGAGGCGGCGGGCATGACCGGAACTATCGTCGTCGAGTAGTCAGACGTTTCCGTTCAGCGCGTCGAAAATACCGTCGGTGAACTCGCGGTTGGTCCACAAACCGACTTCCATCCCACCCGCAACGACCGCGGACTCGATGGGGACTTGTCCTCCTCCCATCCGTGC of the Haladaptatus caseinilyticus genome contains:
- a CDS encoding DUF5059 domain-containing protein, yielding MQTDRRTLLKIGGAAATSSLLAGCGAFTGELNAKDVTAEAAIAAEWNAMRARLHDAFALGVAGEFEAGVSVAENIFTRFEKSSGEWGAHEKLEHTSETQYEEFEEALGQLKTALEDENMDEVKTELNLGNEHLRKAQIGLVGEANVHALDLQLLGARFEDSAMLADAATFKSARTVAERALSAFEDGTVHDELESASSETYESFESAAKTTVSAAKKERKSVVRKQSNAAVKAAVSGSYELGTENAAGAGHIAVMQGQGFDAKALASLGGPSKSFAHAASLNTYRARATDCKWLAEQGATGYAKRMAKDIFAHFEGAKAHEALEHANHDAYEKFEHGLEELAAAAGKGNSKAVEQAVSEIDSSLRTGIAALTTETEAAILQSGFLRARFGDALELHTMGKSEAAATISQSIFERFEKDELGLHETLEHTSEKLYERFEHKHLKEGLIPALKGNGSNTSTHFEGSMQALLDFETKAGNATLVAGAEATFMASRGFDAAGVAKLGNGSRSNAIVEATFEHFENGAGGYHEALEHADHDRYESFEKAFGGIKSANETYAKAKQFGNEAVQSVYAIVGTAGGDFTGAAATIVQDAFQQFETAEVHDLLENGDHAAYEAFENEVKEYASALKSGEGIDAASEAFAAAALRAQFAVVGEVGNAPVGTQSGGEENGETKLAGGPNVKQGVPEDADHVVEMKAVSFSPSELTIKKGDTVAWKHVGGEAHTVTATEKSLPNGASYWASGGFESESKATAGWKNGTGAVQSGQSFVHTFETAGTFEYHCIPHEAAGMTGTIVVE